The sequence GACGAGATGGTTGTTTTGGCATTGTTTTCTCCTTGGGTCAATAACGAAGCTGGAGCCTCTCCCCAACTCACACAATAGTTTAGTCTTTAACGGTAATACCCATGTTACGGGCAGTACCTTCTACCACTTTCATCGCTGCCTCAATATCATTGGAGTTGAGGTCAGGCATTTTGGTTTCTGCAATTTCTTGCAATTGGGCGCGGGTAATACTGCCCACAGTTTGTCGGTTCGGTTCACTAGACCCTTTTTCAATCCCTGCTGCTTTCTTTAATAACACAGCAGCAGGAGGGGTTTTCAGGGTAAAGGTAAAACTTCGGTCTTCATACACCGAAATTTCTACTGGGATGACCATTCCTGCTTGGTCTGCGGTTTTAGCGTTGTATTCTTTACAAAACGCCATAATATTAACCCCATGTTGACCCAAAGCTGGACCAACGGGAGGGGCGGGGTTGGCTTTTCCCGCAGGAAGTGCCAATTTAATAAGTGCGACAACTTTTTTTGCCATTGCTAGTCTTGTTTCTCAACCTGATTAAATTCCAATTCCACTGGCGTTTCCCGTCCAAAAATCGACAGTAGGGCTTTAAGTTTGTTCCGTTCGGAACTGACTTCTACGACTTCCCCATCAAAGTCTTTGAACGGTCCACTGAGAACTACGATCTTAT comes from Halothece sp. PCC 7418 and encodes:
- the rplK gene encoding 50S ribosomal protein L11, producing the protein MAKKVVALIKLALPAGKANPAPPVGPALGQHGVNIMAFCKEYNAKTADQAGMVIPVEISVYEDRSFTFTLKTPPAAVLLKKAAGIEKGSSEPNRQTVGSITRAQLQEIAETKMPDLNSNDIEAAMKVVEGTARNMGITVKD